One stretch of Arachis hypogaea cultivar Tifrunner chromosome 20, arahy.Tifrunner.gnm2.J5K5, whole genome shotgun sequence DNA includes these proteins:
- the LOC112785892 gene encoding pyruvate dehydrogenase E1 component subunit alpha, mitochondrial-like, translated as MDTYRYHRHSMSDPGSTYRTCDEISNVRQKRDPIERVRKLLLAHGIASEKELKDIEKQVRKDVDDAIAKAKEYPMPDPSELFTSVYVKGLGVEENHAGGEIKLKVKFLRENFREDELVDMMINIFAT; from the exons ATGGACACCTATAGATACCACAGGCACTCTATGTCTGATCCTGGCAGCACATACCGTACATGTGACGAGATTTCCAATGTGAGACAG AAGCGTGATCCAATTGAGAGAGTGAGGAAGCTATTATTGGCTCATGGCATTGCTTCTGAGAAGGAGCTGAAG GACATTGAGAAACAAGTCAGAAAAGATGTCGATGATGCCATCGCTAAAGCAAAGG AATACCCAATGCCAGACCCATCTGAACTATTTACCAGTGTATATGTTAAGGGTTTAGGGGTTGAG GAAAACCATGCTGGAGGGGAAATCAAACTTAAGGTCAAATTTTTAAGAGAAAATTTTAGAGAGGATGAACTTGTGGACATGATGATAAATATATTTGCTACTTAg